From the genome of Carassius carassius chromosome 49, fCarCar2.1, whole genome shotgun sequence:
ATATAACTGcaaataaattttaattcaaCGAGATGTAAATAAGTAACGATATTCAAGAGCTATCGCATGACTTTCAACTGCGCGCGGCCATGTTTACCATCACGTGACCACAGGAGCGAACTTCATGACGGttgtggctagaagggatacCGCTACGGACAGaagttaacaataaataaaatgtctgcTTTTTATATTGCTTTATTAACGTTCACACCTACCCCAAACCCTAAACATTTcccttacaataatgcaaaaacagTAATTACTGATGTTCAGTGTGACAAAAAATGAGGCAAaattgatgtgcgcatgcccagtagcCGCAGCTGTATCCCTTCTCGCCTTAACCCGTCATGAATATTTGCAACGGAAATTTGCAAAATGTCCTCAGCTCGCTGCTGTAGTGAGCCTGTGCTGGTGCATTTCCCTGCCTGTCGCTTCTGTACGTGAAATtacatttaactttatttatttattttctttttaacaaaAGGCCAATGAGTGTAAGAAAAGCTTTTGCAATCCATCTCCTTTTTCTTCTTCATGTAACAGTTCCTAGCAAAACTAAATgagaaacattcttcaaagttttcaaataaacaattagATACAAAAATAGGGTCATCAATACCTTTAATATCAGGACAAAGCCATATAAATATTGCAACAACTCTTGAATAATTGCTATAAAAAAGGGCTTAATATCTTGTGCACAGGTACATCtgcgtagccatcatttcagaagtgagtgGGACAGAAATGTTGTGAAATagttttactattaaaataactgcttctatttgaatgtcttttaaaatgtaatttatttctgtgatcaaagctgaattttcagcttcattactccaatctttagtgtcacatccttcagaaatctttctaatatgatttactgctcaagaaaccttttaaaattattattattatcaatatttaaaacagttgagtacatttttcaggattctttgatgaacagaaagatccgaagatcagaatttatctgaaattcaaagcttttgtaacattatacactgactataccattcaaaagctagaGTCaggataatttacatttttagaaaaagagattatagaaatgaatacttttatttagaaaggatgctttaaattgatcaaaagtggtgataaagacatttataatgttacaaaatatttatatttcaaataaatgctgttcttctgaactttctatttataaaagtaacctgaaaaaaaaaaaaaaaatatatatatatataaatgtttttctgagcagcaaatcagaacatcagaatgatttctgaaggatcgagtaatgatactaaaaaatagctttgaaatcacaataaattatattttaaaatattcaaatagaaaaacattaattaatatagcctagtaaaaatatttcaaaattgtaatttttttgctgtactttagatcaaataaatggaggcttggtgaatagaacagacttctttaaaaaactaaCAATCCTACTGTTTAAAAAATTTGACTGGTAGTATTTAAAGGCATAttaaatctataactgctggacaataaccaaGAATAggctaatgatttgtttataaactacaaacacattttttaaccACATAAGGCAgtatagtttctatactgtaataaatgctatgtcaatcagcactgcattgttcatataggCTACTTATTATATGCTTATTAGGCtacctggagatgacttgaaaaacaaataaaccatATCTTGTCACAATCATATGTTGAATGTCTTCATGTTTCCAAACGCTTCTGGTTTTTCTGTGAAAATACAGTGATAGCTGGAcgttttgtccatattaggagttttctgcgcgagagcgccctccagtGAGCTAAacacactgcaggagtgtttagttctcagtgatgttcatctcgcctgggtccgaataaaatatcaggtcatgcgcagactatcttgtgtgtttgagtttaaatcaatatttattcacaccagctctttaAAACCCCTATGCGAACACACGtgaccgaaaaagtgcgggggacgaatacGTGATATTAAAAGTCTGGGGGCCCCTGGCGTACATCAAATGACTTGAGTCATCAGTCAACGTCATTTGcacaaatatacatttatgtgatcctgaaaagtataataaaaaaaaacattaatatttgttaacataTTCTTCCTACtgaatacaacaacaaacagaccAACCTTCAAATGCAAGAAACAAGAAAGCATATTTGAAATGATAAACTGATTTAGATGTGTCTCGATTGAGCACAACCTAAGAACAGATAGCTGGTCTCCTCTGCATGCTTTTGAACAGATAGAAATTAAGATTTGGGGTGTGACTTATTTACTTTAGCGATGAGCTTTAAATATCACCACCCCACAGTAGCCTATGTTTCATCTTTTAAGACGCTAAAGTCTAACAGTCTAAAACTGTTAACTGTCCTGTTCTAGACTTTGTCTTGATCTACTGAGGGAGTAATCAAAGTCTTCATGCACATTTCTGTGCATCTCAAACTCTATAGCTGCATTatcatctctttctctttccataTCCTCCTCTTttactctctccctctccctctccctctccctctccctctccctctccctctccctctccctctcttctGCCTCCAGGGCTACTTGATGACTGTTGAGGTAGATGCTATCACGTGAAACCATGAGGCTGCTGCTCCGGGACGGGAGGATGACATCAGCCTCGTCCTCCTCATCCATGCAGTCCTGCTGGCATGCAGGTTGAGGATGTCTCTGGGCTTGGTGAGTTTGAGCCTGTTTGTGGTATTTTCTCTTCTTCCTACGCTTTTTATTGGCAGTCAGATCCAGAGAGGCATAGGACACGTCCCCCTGCTGGACCTGTGAGATAATAACAAACATAAGCTGTATTTTCAGGATGTAACACATTCAATGCAgtggaaaaaactaaacaaaacagattaACTCAGTGTACCGTGTCTCAGTTTGGCTTTCAGGTTAAATTGCAACACAACAAAGGCCATCAAAAGAATTGCGCAATAAGTTGCACAATACTAGTAGTATAGCTAAGTCTCAGCCAGTAAATGACTGAAATCATTTTAGTGCTGAAATAGATTAAAAGCGTTTTTAGAC
Proteins encoded in this window:
- the LOC132132592 gene encoding serine/threonine-protein kinase fray2-like, producing the protein MQYSFNHDLLILSLKPEKCTTHYVAIGLTLTGLLISVCFNVVFYLLRRKKKIYSANENMLEYRDEPLRQDSLRSYRFEDDEMERQENPIYGNICLDGGEPFEMSPEVCYEQMSHANTAKQQLKVQQGDVSYASLDLTANKKRRKKRKYHKQAQTHQAQRHPQPACQQDCMDEEDEADVILPSRSSSLMVSRDSIYLNSHQVALEAEERERERERERERERERERERVKEEDMERERDDNAAIEFEMHRNVHEDFDYSLSRSRQSLEQDS